A stretch of the Photobacterium toruni genome encodes the following:
- a CDS encoding sugar O-acetyltransferase, giving the protein MTEFEKMLAGKDFDAGSDCIENIRQNALNLLQTINQNIDNSQRDELFQQLMGNISPSSIVRSPFYCEFGKTISIGENTYINMNVTMLDGAKITIGNNVLIGPNTQFYCASHDLDYRNRRNWKTIWDTITIEDDVWVGGNVVINQGVTIGARSVIAANSMVNCDVPADSLYGGTPAKLIRVIHENQ; this is encoded by the coding sequence ATGACTGAATTTGAAAAAATGTTAGCTGGCAAAGACTTTGATGCTGGCTCAGATTGTATTGAGAATATTCGTCAAAATGCATTAAATCTATTACAGACTATTAACCAAAATATAGATAACTCTCAGCGTGATGAACTGTTTCAACAGCTAATGGGTAATATTTCGCCATCCAGTATTGTGCGCTCACCGTTTTATTGTGAATTTGGTAAGACAATTTCGATTGGAGAAAACACCTACATCAACATGAATGTCACTATGTTAGATGGTGCTAAAATCACTATTGGTAACAATGTCTTAATTGGTCCAAATACACAATTTTACTGTGCAAGTCATGACTTAGATTATCGTAATCGCCGTAATTGGAAAACTATCTGGGATACAATTACGATTGAAGATGATGTATGGGTTGGCGGCAACGTGGTAATCAATCAAGGTGTGACCATTGGCGCACGCTCTGTTATTGCAGCAAATTCTATGGTTAATTGCGATGTACCCGCCGATTCTCTTTATGGTGGTACACCTGCAAAATTAATTAGAGTTATTCACGAAAATCAATAG
- a CDS encoding peptidase, translated as MKIILLAVALSLTGCAQIQDYKTVDVALNTSLSTSIGGSFFSIAKTKDLPNAFGKADIYGGKVNIGHSELRYQGLTKDNQLILRYTDVTIHSDENVFTRYGNSSSTISSGYNGNITITHANKRDANISQLPPNTIEFLFPLNKKVLPIGGYIVTIIDATPYDVKYTISQ; from the coding sequence ATGAAAATAATATTATTAGCTGTAGCCTTATCTTTAACTGGATGCGCCCAAATTCAAGATTATAAGACTGTTGATGTAGCTTTAAATACATCATTATCAACATCTATTGGGGGTAGCTTTTTTAGTATCGCAAAAACAAAAGATTTACCCAATGCATTCGGTAAAGCTGATATTTATGGTGGAAAAGTCAATATAGGTCATTCAGAATTACGATATCAAGGTTTGACAAAAGATAATCAATTAATATTACGATATACCGATGTAACTATTCATTCTGATGAGAATGTCTTTACACGTTATGGAAATAGTTCATCAACTATTTCTTCTGGATATAATGGTAATATTACAATCACACATGCAAATAAGAGAGATGCTAACATCTCACAATTACCACCTAATACCATAGAATTTCTTTTCCCATTAAACAAGAAAGTGTTACCAATTGGTGGCTATATTGTAACAATTATTGATGCTACACCATATGATGTTAAATATACAATATCGCAATAA
- a CDS encoding dicarboxylate/amino acid:cation symporter, with amino-acid sequence MTTEKKKMSLTGRVILGMVLGILTGFMIRSLFADVAFIHNYIVDGLFDVGGKIFIASLKMLVVPLVFVSLVCGTSSLKDLATLGRLGGKTLAFYLTTTALAITLALTMANIFQPGAGADLSAATTFASKEAPSLGSVIVGMFPTNPISAMANGNTLQIIVFAVLFGIAISAAGKPGERLAAVFADLNEVIMKLVALLMNIAPYGVFFLMAKLFTGLGLDAIFSLINYFLVLVAALLLHALVTYSVMLKAFTGLSPITFLKKMEDAVMFAFSTASSNATIPVTMETATKRLGVNNKIASFTVPLGATINMDGTAIMQGVATVFIAQAFNIDLTMTDYIMVILTATLASVGTAGVPGVGLIMLAMVLNQVGLPVEGIALIMGVDRLLDMVRTAVNITGDSVVTCIVAKSEGEMDVDRFNDPLAATEDEQVRFHPQPQPQKS; translated from the coding sequence ATGACTACAGAAAAGAAAAAAATGTCACTGACTGGCCGAGTTATTCTCGGTATGGTGTTAGGTATTCTGACAGGATTTATGATCCGTTCCCTTTTTGCTGATGTCGCTTTTATTCATAACTACATCGTAGACGGCCTGTTTGATGTTGGTGGCAAAATCTTTATTGCCAGCTTAAAAATGTTGGTTGTTCCTCTTGTTTTCGTATCATTGGTTTGTGGTACTAGTTCATTAAAAGATTTAGCAACACTAGGCCGTTTAGGTGGTAAAACGCTGGCGTTTTATCTAACAACGACAGCCTTAGCGATTACCCTTGCATTGACCATGGCAAATATCTTCCAGCCAGGTGCAGGGGCTGATTTAAGCGCAGCAACAACATTTGCTTCTAAAGAAGCACCATCACTCGGTAGCGTTATTGTTGGTATGTTCCCAACCAACCCTATTAGTGCAATGGCTAATGGTAATACCCTTCAAATTATTGTTTTTGCGGTTTTATTTGGTATTGCAATCAGTGCCGCAGGTAAACCGGGCGAGCGTCTGGCAGCAGTCTTTGCTGATTTAAATGAAGTGATCATGAAGCTAGTCGCATTATTAATGAACATTGCTCCATACGGTGTGTTCTTCTTAATGGCAAAATTGTTCACCGGATTAGGCTTAGATGCGATCTTTAGTTTAATCAACTATTTCTTAGTCTTAGTCGCTGCATTATTACTACATGCATTAGTCACTTACAGCGTGATGCTAAAAGCGTTTACAGGTTTAAGTCCGATAACGTTCTTAAAGAAAATGGAAGATGCTGTGATGTTTGCATTCTCTACCGCATCATCAAACGCAACGATTCCCGTGACAATGGAAACGGCAACCAAGCGTTTAGGTGTTAATAATAAGATTGCATCATTTACTGTTCCACTGGGTGCAACCATTAATATGGACGGCACCGCTATCATGCAAGGTGTGGCTACGGTATTTATTGCCCAAGCGTTTAATATTGACCTGACAATGACTGATTACATCATGGTTATTTTAACGGCAACATTAGCCTCTGTCGGTACGGCGGGTGTTCCGGGGGTTGGTCTTATTATGCTAGCGATGGTACTTAACCAAGTCGGTCTACCGGTTGAAGGTATTGCACTGATTATGGGTGTTGACCGTCTACTTGATATGGTACGTACCGCCGTTAACATCACGGGTGATAGCGTTGTAACCTGTATTGTCGCTAAGTCTGAAGGTGAAATGGATGTTGATCGTTTCAACGATCCACTAGCAGCAACAGAAGATGAGCAAGTACGTTTTCATCCTCAGCCGCAACCACAGAAATCATAA
- a CDS encoding CoA-disulfide reductase, producing MKIIIIGGEAAGMSAAAKAKRINPTAEIVVYEASNVISFGACGLPYYIGDEFSDANFMAEFTPAQFAEKGIQVLTQHRVVNLDPQQQQLTVEHQGETHTVNYDRVMIATGAKEILPPIIGLEKQGVYSLRRMQDGLDIKTALADPCCQHVTIIGSGFIGLEVAEAMIHQGKTVRLIERAACLIPDAFDIEISQHIQPELERAGVQIHLKESVCEIMGDDRVTSIKTDKDIYATDLVICCTGVKPNTDFIAATGIERLANGAIIIDQQGKTSLTNVWSAGDCATIWHAQLQQPVYIPLATGANKMGRLVGENIAGKNLNYAGTLGTSCVKVLGLEAARTGLSEREAQQANIDYNTVYISDKCHTNYCEGQSPLYVKLIYRSDTKQLLGGQMIGNKGAVHRVDALAVAISLGATTEQLGMMDFAYAPPFARTWDIMNVAGNVAK from the coding sequence ATGAAAATTATCATTATTGGTGGTGAAGCCGCTGGCATGAGCGCAGCAGCAAAAGCAAAACGCATTAATCCAACCGCTGAGATTGTTGTTTATGAAGCCTCTAACGTGATCTCTTTTGGTGCTTGTGGCTTACCGTATTATATTGGTGATGAGTTTTCTGACGCCAATTTCATGGCCGAATTCACCCCTGCGCAATTTGCAGAAAAAGGGATCCAAGTATTAACGCAACATCGAGTGGTTAATCTAGACCCGCAACAACAGCAACTTACTGTTGAGCATCAAGGGGAAACACATACCGTTAATTACGATCGTGTAATGATTGCAACAGGCGCAAAAGAAATATTACCTCCAATTATAGGTCTTGAAAAACAAGGGGTTTATTCACTACGTCGTATGCAGGATGGTTTGGATATTAAAACAGCCCTTGCCGATCCATGTTGTCAGCATGTCACTATTATTGGATCAGGTTTTATCGGCTTAGAAGTTGCAGAGGCGATGATCCATCAGGGTAAAACAGTACGCTTAATTGAACGGGCTGCTTGCCTAATTCCGGATGCATTTGATATAGAAATTAGTCAGCACATTCAACCTGAACTTGAACGTGCGGGCGTACAAATTCATCTTAAAGAATCTGTCTGTGAGATCATGGGGGATGATCGCGTAACTAGCATCAAAACTGATAAAGACATTTATGCAACGGACTTAGTAATCTGCTGCACTGGCGTTAAACCCAATACTGATTTTATTGCCGCGACGGGTATTGAACGTTTAGCTAATGGCGCAATCATTATAGATCAACAAGGTAAAACATCGCTTACTAATGTGTGGTCAGCCGGTGATTGTGCCACTATTTGGCATGCGCAATTACAACAACCCGTATATATTCCGCTCGCAACAGGTGCCAATAAAATGGGTCGCTTAGTGGGTGAAAATATCGCAGGGAAAAACCTTAATTATGCCGGCACATTAGGCACAAGCTGTGTCAAAGTATTAGGCTTAGAAGCCGCACGTACAGGACTTTCTGAACGTGAAGCCCAACAAGCAAATATTGATTACAATACCGTATACATCAGCGATAAATGCCACACCAACTACTGTGAAGGCCAGTCACCGCTTTATGTTAAATTGATTTACCGTTCTGATACTAAACAATTACTTGGTGGTCAAATGATCGGTAATAAAGGTGCTGTTCATCGTGTTGATGCCCTTGCTGTTGCCATCAGTCTTGGCGCAACAACAGAACAATTGGGCATGATGGATTTTGCTTACGCCCCTCCTTTTGCACGTACTTGGGATATTATGAATGTCGCTGGTAATGTTGCTAAATAA
- a CDS encoding L-cystine transporter yields MTLGIVTNLAIFVGLIAFLYHMQNKHYSFTKRVFAGLGLGIAFGAALQVFYGAGSEVIKTSIEYFDIVGVGYVRLLQMIIIPLVMVSIISAILKLNGGTSLGKISSLTLGVLIVTTMIAACVGILMAQLFGLTAEGLTSGAAEMARAKSLESTLSNVEAMSFAKLMIEFIPANPFLDMTGARRTSTIAVVIFSIFIGLSATGIAKKKPEIFAQFESFIKVAQTIVMRMVTLVLRLTPFGVLALMTKVISGSNYTDIVNLANFVFASYAALILMFMIHLALVAMVGINPLRHLKKIIPVLAFAFTSRTSAGSIPMNVQTQEKCLGIPSGIANFAASFGSTIGQNGCAGIYPAMLAVMIAPTVGINPMDIGFLCTLVAIITVSSFGVAGIGGGATFAALIVLSAMDMPVALAGLLISIEPLIDMGRTALNVSGSITAGTITSKVMGETDMAIFNSDDIVNLDGEESAA; encoded by the coding sequence ATGACCTTAGGTATTGTAACGAACCTCGCCATATTTGTTGGCTTGATCGCATTTCTTTATCACATGCAAAATAAACACTATAGCTTTACTAAACGTGTATTTGCCGGCTTAGGTTTAGGTATCGCTTTTGGTGCCGCACTCCAAGTATTTTATGGCGCAGGCTCTGAGGTCATCAAAACATCGATTGAATATTTTGACATTGTCGGCGTAGGCTATGTTCGCCTACTACAAATGATCATTATTCCATTGGTCATGGTGTCTATCATTTCAGCCATTTTGAAACTCAATGGTGGTACTTCATTAGGTAAAATAAGTAGCCTCACTCTTGGCGTCTTGATAGTTACCACCATGATTGCAGCTTGTGTCGGTATTTTAATGGCACAACTTTTTGGCCTTACGGCTGAAGGCTTAACCTCTGGTGCTGCTGAAATGGCACGCGCTAAGAGCCTTGAATCAACCCTTTCTAATGTAGAAGCAATGTCGTTTGCTAAATTAATGATTGAGTTTATTCCTGCAAACCCATTCTTAGATATGACCGGTGCGCGTCGTACTTCTACTATTGCAGTGGTTATCTTTTCTATTTTCATTGGCTTATCTGCAACCGGTATCGCTAAGAAAAAACCTGAAATTTTCGCCCAATTTGAAAGTTTTATTAAAGTCGCTCAAACGATTGTGATGCGCATGGTAACGTTAGTATTACGTCTAACGCCATTTGGCGTATTAGCACTGATGACTAAAGTGATCTCAGGTTCAAACTATACCGATATCGTTAACCTTGCGAACTTTGTTTTTGCATCATACGCAGCACTAATTCTGATGTTTATGATTCACTTAGCGCTTGTAGCGATGGTTGGTATTAATCCTCTACGTCACTTAAAGAAAATCATTCCAGTACTGGCTTTTGCTTTCACATCACGCACCAGCGCAGGTTCAATACCGATGAACGTGCAAACGCAAGAAAAATGTCTTGGTATTCCATCAGGTATTGCTAACTTTGCCGCATCATTTGGCTCAACAATTGGTCAAAATGGTTGTGCGGGTATTTATCCTGCAATGCTTGCCGTAATGATTGCGCCAACCGTGGGCATTAACCCAATGGATATTGGCTTTCTATGTACTTTAGTCGCCATTATTACCGTGAGTTCTTTTGGTGTCGCTGGTATTGGTGGCGGTGCAACATTTGCGGCACTGATTGTACTATCAGCAATGGATATGCCAGTGGCACTTGCAGGGCTATTAATCTCGATTGAGCCTTTAATTGATATGGGTCGTACAGCACTTAACGTTTCAGGTTCAATCACTGCAGGAACAATTACCAGTAAAGTGATGGGCGAAACAGACATGGCTATCTTTAATAGCGATGATATCGTTAACTTAGATGGCGAAGAATCAGCGGCTTAA
- the metG gene encoding methionine--tRNA ligase: MAANPRKILVTCALPYANGSIHLGHMLEHVQADIWVRYQRLRGNEVHFICADDAHGTPIMLKAQQMGVEPEQMIAEVSKEHQADFAGFDIDFSNYHSTHSPENRELASFVYTQLKDKGFITSRTISQLFDPEKEMFLPDRFVKGTCPKCKAEDQYGDNCDNCGETYSPTDLINPKSAVSGATPIMKDSEHFFFDLPQFEDMLKAWTKSGALQDETSNKMQEWFESGLQQWDISRDAPYFGFEIPGEPGKYFYVWLDAPIGYMGSFKNLCDKRDDLDFDEFWNKDSSTELYHFIGKDIVYFHSLFWPAMLDGAGFRKPNNVFVHGYVTVNGAKMSKSKGTFIKAGTYLNHLDPECLRYYYAAKLNNRIDDLDLNLDDFTQRVNSDVVNKIVNLASRNAGFIAKRFDGMLSEKFAEPELYAEFVAAAARIGDLYESREYSRAIREITALADKANQYVDEKAPWVVAKQEGKDQELQEICTVGINLFRVLMAYLKPVMPKLTERTEAFLNETLTWEGIETPLTNHEVTKFKALFNRIDPAHVAAMVEASKEEAAADKAAIEAAQPKSPLTEEPIEAEIEFDDFAKIDMRIAKIVSCESVPKANKLLKFQLDIGGEMRQVFSGIKSAYTPEELVGKLTVMVANLKPRKMKFGMSEGMILAAGPGGKDLWILEPHEGAQPGMRVM, from the coding sequence ATGGCTGCTAATCCAAGAAAAATTCTGGTGACCTGCGCCCTGCCGTACGCTAACGGTTCTATCCACTTAGGTCACATGCTAGAGCATGTTCAAGCGGATATTTGGGTGCGCTATCAGCGCCTTCGTGGCAATGAAGTTCATTTCATTTGTGCAGACGACGCACACGGCACTCCAATCATGCTTAAGGCACAGCAGATGGGTGTAGAACCTGAGCAAATGATTGCAGAAGTGAGCAAAGAGCACCAAGCTGACTTCGCTGGTTTTGATATTGACTTTAGTAACTACCACAGCACGCACTCACCTGAAAACCGTGAGCTTGCTTCTTTTGTTTACACTCAGCTAAAAGACAAAGGCTTTATTACTAGCCGTACTATTTCTCAGCTATTTGACCCTGAGAAAGAAATGTTCTTGCCTGATCGCTTTGTAAAAGGCACTTGCCCTAAGTGTAAAGCAGAAGACCAATACGGTGATAACTGTGACAACTGTGGCGAGACTTACAGCCCAACAGATCTGATTAATCCAAAATCAGCTGTGTCTGGCGCAACACCAATCATGAAAGACTCAGAGCACTTCTTCTTTGATCTGCCACAGTTTGAAGACATGCTAAAAGCGTGGACTAAATCTGGCGCACTTCAAGATGAAACATCAAACAAGATGCAAGAGTGGTTCGAGTCAGGCCTACAACAGTGGGATATTTCTCGTGATGCACCTTACTTCGGTTTTGAGATCCCTGGTGAACCTGGCAAATACTTCTACGTATGGCTAGATGCACCAATCGGTTACATGGGCTCATTTAAGAACCTTTGTGATAAGCGTGATGATCTTGATTTTGACGAATTCTGGAACAAAGACAGTTCAACTGAGCTTTACCACTTCATCGGTAAAGACATTGTTTACTTCCATAGCCTATTCTGGCCAGCAATGCTAGATGGCGCTGGTTTCCGTAAGCCAAATAACGTATTCGTACATGGTTACGTAACCGTCAACGGCGCGAAGATGTCAAAATCTAAAGGCACATTCATCAAGGCAGGTACTTACCTAAATCACCTTGATCCTGAATGCCTACGTTACTACTACGCAGCAAAACTGAATAACCGTATTGATGATCTCGATCTTAATCTTGACGATTTCACTCAACGCGTAAACAGCGATGTTGTGAATAAGATTGTTAACCTAGCATCACGTAATGCTGGCTTTATTGCTAAGCGTTTTGACGGCATGTTATCTGAGAAATTTGCAGAGCCTGAGCTTTATGCAGAATTCGTTGCAGCAGCAGCACGTATTGGCGATCTTTATGAAAGCCGTGAATACAGCCGCGCTATTCGTGAAATCACAGCATTGGCTGATAAAGCTAACCAGTATGTTGACGAAAAAGCACCGTGGGTTGTTGCAAAACAAGAAGGTAAAGATCAAGAGCTACAGGAAATCTGTACTGTTGGTATCAACTTGTTCCGCGTATTAATGGCTTACCTAAAGCCTGTAATGCCAAAACTGACTGAACGTACAGAAGCTTTCCTAAACGAAACACTTACATGGGAAGGTATCGAAACACCATTAACAAACCATGAAGTCACTAAGTTCAAGGCATTGTTTAACCGTATCGATCCTGCTCACGTTGCTGCAATGGTTGAAGCATCAAAAGAAGAAGCTGCTGCTGATAAAGCTGCAATTGAAGCTGCTCAACCCAAAAGCCCATTAACAGAAGAACCAATTGAAGCTGAAATCGAATTTGATGATTTCGCTAAGATTGATATGCGTATCGCTAAAATTGTTTCTTGTGAGTCAGTACCAAAAGCAAACAAACTACTGAAATTCCAATTGGATATCGGCGGTGAAATGCGTCAAGTATTCTCTGGTATTAAATCAGCTTACACACCAGAAGAACTTGTTGGCAAACTGACAGTAATGGTTGCTAACCTGAAACCACGTAAAATGAAGTTCGGCATGTCTGAAGGTATGATCCTTGCAGCTGGCCCTGGCGGTAAAGATCTTTGGATTCTAGAGCCTCATGAAGGTGCTCAACCAGGTATGCGTGTAATGTAA
- the apbC gene encoding iron-sulfur cluster carrier protein ApbC, with product MAIETNHFDSVGDIRQWLNQFEHPLLSVEWADVPHFVSVSADGIIIITIPFAANELAQQLRQWIAEQQQQGIVNAALNFEVRCRVATLAVADKQPLNGVKNIIVVSSAKGGVGKSTTSVNLALGLQQQGAKVGLLDADIYGPSVPMMLGTMDEKPQSADGKMMLPIEAYGLYTNSVGYLVPAESATIWRGPMASKALAQIITETWWQDLDYLVIDMPPGTGDIQLTLSQQIPVTGAIVVTTPQDLALADAIKGISMFNKVDVPVLGIVENMSYHICSNCGHQEHIFGTGGAAKMAQDYAVPLLAQLPLDIKIREDIDNGKPTVIAAPESEQASAYIMLAANIASRLYWQGETVAEQITIRTI from the coding sequence ATGGCAATAGAAACAAACCATTTCGATAGCGTTGGCGATATTCGCCAATGGCTAAATCAATTTGAACATCCACTGTTGAGTGTGGAATGGGCTGATGTACCTCACTTTGTCTCGGTATCTGCTGACGGTATTATCATTATCACGATTCCATTTGCTGCCAACGAATTAGCGCAACAATTACGTCAATGGATTGCAGAGCAACAGCAACAAGGAATCGTCAATGCTGCGCTAAATTTTGAGGTTCGTTGTCGAGTTGCAACATTAGCCGTTGCAGATAAACAACCGCTCAATGGGGTTAAAAATATTATTGTTGTGAGTTCTGCTAAAGGCGGTGTTGGTAAATCAACGACATCTGTTAACTTAGCATTAGGTTTGCAACAACAAGGTGCCAAAGTTGGTCTATTAGATGCTGATATTTATGGTCCATCAGTACCGATGATGTTGGGTACGATGGATGAAAAACCGCAATCAGCGGATGGCAAAATGATGTTGCCAATAGAAGCTTATGGTTTATATACCAATTCAGTGGGTTATTTAGTGCCAGCAGAAAGTGCCACTATTTGGCGTGGTCCGATGGCATCAAAAGCATTGGCGCAAATTATTACTGAAACATGGTGGCAAGATTTAGATTATCTTGTCATTGATATGCCACCAGGTACGGGTGATATTCAATTAACGTTATCGCAGCAAATTCCGGTAACAGGGGCAATTGTTGTCACCACACCTCAAGATCTTGCTTTAGCTGATGCAATTAAAGGTATCAGCATGTTCAATAAAGTGGATGTGCCGGTTCTGGGTATCGTGGAAAATATGAGTTATCACATTTGTAGTAACTGTGGTCATCAAGAGCATATTTTTGGTACGGGTGGTGCGGCTAAAATGGCACAAGATTATGCAGTGCCACTACTTGCTCAATTACCGCTAGATATCAAAATTCGTGAAGATATTGATAATGGTAAACCAACGGTTATTGCCGCTCCTGAGTCAGAACAAGCAAGCGCATACATTATGTTAGCTGCCAATATCGCCAGTCGATTATATTGGCAAGGTGAAACTGTGGCTGAGCAGATTACTATTCGCACAATATAA
- the udk gene encoding uridine kinase, producing the protein MSETSHQCVIIGIAGASASGKSLIASTVYKELKEKVGDHQIGVITEDCYYNDQSHLTMDERVKTNYDHPSALDHNLLCDHLEQLMKGEAVEVPQYSYSEHTRLQESTTMTPKKVIILEGILLLTDPRLRDIMHASIFMDTPLDICLLRRLQRDVAERGRTMESVLVQYQKTVRPMFMQFIEPSKQYADIIVPRGGKNRIAIDVLKAHIAKLLRS; encoded by the coding sequence ATGTCTGAAACTTCACACCAATGCGTTATTATCGGTATTGCAGGCGCTTCTGCTTCCGGTAAAAGTCTGATTGCCAGTACAGTTTACAAAGAGTTAAAAGAAAAAGTCGGCGATCATCAGATCGGTGTAATCACGGAAGATTGTTACTATAACGATCAAAGTCACCTGACTATGGATGAGCGAGTTAAAACTAACTACGATCATCCAAGCGCACTAGATCACAATTTATTATGTGATCATTTAGAGCAGTTAATGAAAGGTGAAGCAGTAGAAGTACCACAATATAGCTACAGTGAGCATACACGTTTACAAGAAAGTACGACGATGACACCGAAAAAAGTGATCATCTTAGAAGGTATTTTATTGTTAACTGATCCTCGTTTACGCGACATCATGCACGCAAGTATCTTTATGGATACACCACTGGATATCTGTTTGTTACGCCGTCTTCAACGTGATGTTGCTGAACGTGGTCGTACAATGGAGTCAGTATTAGTGCAATACCAAAAAACTGTACGTCCAATGTTCATGCAGTTTATTGAGCCTTCAAAACAATATGCGGATATTATCGTCCCTCGTGGTGGTAAGAACCGTATTGCAATCGATGTGTTAAAAGCACACATTGCTAAATTGCTGCGTTCATAA
- the dcd gene encoding dCTP deaminase, with protein MRLCDRDIRAYLDEGKISIEPRPSDDCISGLTIDVSLGNNFRVFNDHGAPFIDLSGKKEDVAAQLDKVMSDEIVVAEEDAFFLHPGQLALAVTHESVTLPDNIVGWLDGRSSLARLGLMVHVTAHRIDPGWSGRIVLEFYNSGRLPLALRPHMPIGALSFETLSGSAEKPYNKRIDAKYKNQQGAVASRINEDDKQS; from the coding sequence ATGAGACTTTGCGATAGAGATATCAGGGCTTACCTTGATGAAGGAAAAATCAGCATTGAACCACGACCATCAGATGATTGTATTAGTGGTTTAACGATTGATGTGAGTCTTGGAAATAATTTCCGCGTCTTTAATGATCATGGTGCGCCATTTATTGATTTGTCGGGCAAAAAAGAAGATGTAGCAGCCCAGCTTGATAAAGTGATGAGCGATGAGATTGTGGTTGCAGAAGAAGATGCATTTTTCCTACACCCTGGTCAATTGGCATTAGCGGTTACTCATGAGTCTGTAACACTGCCTGATAATATTGTTGGTTGGTTAGATGGACGTTCATCATTAGCCCGTTTAGGTTTGATGGTTCATGTAACAGCCCACCGTATTGATCCAGGTTGGTCTGGGCGTATTGTACTTGAGTTTTATAATTCAGGTCGTTTACCACTGGCATTGCGTCCACATATGCCAATTGGTGCGCTAAGTTTTGAGACGTTATCGGGTTCTGCAGAAAAACCGTATAACAAGCGTATTGATGCAAAATATAAAAATCAGCAAGGCGCAGTGGCAAGTCGTATTAACGAAGACGACAAACAAAGTTAA